Proteins encoded in a region of the Lepeophtheirus salmonis chromosome 6, UVic_Lsal_1.4, whole genome shotgun sequence genome:
- the LOC121121015 gene encoding uncharacterized protein, with product MIRLSVKNIVLTLFLGLFIINEAFSRRANGWFRLPDHLQQKRRRINGSPRQPIQSGQPSFDMNSMIPPPPPINYPLPPPPNEPILEDRIYYGRPPFIQNYPFRNIPPPLNPSPQEYENYMPNNDFEVNDIFNNYGSMIPNHPPNYSPSIDEGILPQSNNYPMDPYYSEPNSGSPNGLSSPIQPVVPKPMRPCKNAPFPPIQEANKYCRFMSPNSDQYYYDPTSKMCRKYTSCLPPSFDPRMNVLRNSFDTYEECLNSCYMTGSCCSRGASSTNLIPDSNLNDKEIEKSFFRCLNGRLIPRSDMCNGIIECSEGEDEMDCFPKTTTPPMFNSSLYFQCSNGAYIKKSYLCDGIAHCTEKEDEQNCSLRRMRPETRKIITLNSRNFDEIVFGNTKTHFVMVYFFAPWCPACNRFKPKYKKVYKDYYKRNITFYDVDLDRDPLFLDRFMIDTFPKILFWNLMLPGSPFEYYKDFGLTSEGFGLWIEKVTKIQSQNYCGLREFPCHGNMQCLPKELVCDYVTNCQDGSDERLCAKNRKSGRNNFNNKKKNRPNVKTTSTTSVTVKTTTTTLVIIKTTPTTSVTIKTTHTSLKDSSKIKKSSTSNPRFTTSTPPPRYSTTTKKRKFIPRRTKAPYTKKPPHHHHNTFD from the exons ATGATTCGCCTATCCGTTAAAAACATCGTACTTACg TTATTCTTGGGACTTTTCATCATAAATGAAGCCTTTTCGAGGAGAGCGAATGGTTGGTTTCGTTTACCGGATCATCTTCAACAAAAACGTCGGAGAATCAATGGATCTC CTAGGCAACCAATACAAAGTGGGCAACCATCCTTTGATATGAATTCAATGATTCCTCCGCCACCGCCCATCAATTACCCCCTACCTCCACCTCCAAATGAACCAATTCTCGAAGATAGAATATACTACGGGCGGCCCCCTTTTATCCAAAACTATCCATTCAGAAACATTCCGCCTCCACTAAATCCTTCTCCTCAAGAATATGAAAACTACATGCCAAATAATGACTTTGaagtaaatgatattttcaataattatggATCCATGATTCCCAATCATCCACCCAATTACAGTCCATCCATCGATGAGGGAATATTACCACAGAGTAACAACTACCCAATGGACCCATATTATTCTGAACCAAATTCTGGATCACCAAATGGACTTTCCAGTCCAATACAGCctg TTGTCCCTAAACCTATGAGACCCTGCAAGAACGCCCCTTTCCCTCCAATTCAGgaagcaaataaatattgtagatTCATGAGTCCCAATTCTGATCAATACTACTATGATCCCACTTCGAAAATGTGTCGTAAATATACAAGTTGTCTTCCGCCATCTTTTGATCCCAGAATGAATGTTTTACGAAATTCCTTTGATACCTACGAAGAGTGTTTAAATTCATGTTATATGACTGGATCATGCTGTAGTCGTGGAGCTTCCTCTACAAATCTTATTCCAG ACTCCAATCTCAATGacaaagaaatagaaaaaagtttctTCAGATGCTTGAATGGACGTTTAATTCCAAGGAGTGATATGTGCAATGGAATCATTGAGTGTTCGGAAGGGGAAGATGAAATGGATTGCTTCCCTAAGACAACAACTCCGCCCATGTTCAATTCTTCACTGTACTTCCAATGCAGTAATGGagcatacataaaaaaatcttatttgtgTGACGGAATAGCTCACTGCACTGAGAAGGAAGATGAACAAAACTGCTCTCTAAGACGTATGAGACCTGAAACACGAAAGATCATAACATTGAATTCTAGAAACTTTGATGAAATTGTCTTTGGAAACACAAAGACGCATTTCGTCATGGTGTATTTCTTTGCACCTTGGTGTCCCGCATGTAATAGGTTTAAACCgaagtataaaaaagtttacaaagaCTATTATAAGAGGAATATAACGTTTTATGATGTCGATTTGGATAGAGATCCCTTATTTTTAGATAGATTTATGATTGATACGTTTCCAAAAATTCTTTTCTGGAACTTGATGCTTCCCGGATCTCCCTTTGAGTATTACAAGGATTTTGGTCTCACAAGTGAAGGATTTGGCCTCTGGATTGAAAAAGTCACAAAAATCCAATCTCAGAATTATTGCGGATTGAGAGAATTTCCTTGCCATGGAAATATGCAATGTTTGCCTAAGGAATTGGTTTGTGATTATGTAACAAACTGCCAGGATGGAAGTGACGAAAGGTTATGTGCAAAGAATAGAAAATCagggagaaataattttaataataagaagaagaatagACCCAATGTTAAAACAACTTCGACAACTTCAGTAACTGTTAAAACAACTACGACAACTTTAGTGATTATTAAAACAACACCGACAACTTCAGTGACTATTAAAACAACTCATACCAGTTTAAAGGATAGTagcaaaataaagaaatcatcCACATCCAACCCCAGATTTACGACTTCAACCCCTCCTCCCCGTTATTcaacaacaactaaaaagaGGAAATTCATCCCAAGGAGAACTAAAGCTCCCTACACTAAAAAACCCCCCCATCATCACCACAACACTTTCGATTAG